In one Solanum lycopersicum chromosome 11, SLM_r2.1 genomic region, the following are encoded:
- the LOC101259402 gene encoding uncharacterized protein codes for MGRKRNLSEDGGGEDEEERPMKERRVKEKQEGRESMRPSMIKNKEKRAAVHAKLKQQKKVEKRKKVKAREAAEKKALELGEEPPAKMVPRTIENTRESDETVCLPDDEELFAGNDVDEFSAVLKNERSPKILITTSRYNSTRGPAFISDLISVIPNAHYYKRGTYDLKKIVQYANEKEFTSVIVVHTNRREPDALLVIGLPDGPTAHFKLSKLMLRKDIKNHGKPTSHKPELVLTNFTTRLGHRVGRMIQSLFPQDPEFRGRRVVTFHNQRDFIFFRHHRYIFETKESKQKESKGKKSKDEKNPQERTIARLQECGPRFTLKLISLQHGTFDTKGGEYEWVHKPEMDTSRRRFFL; via the exons ATGGGGAGAAAACGGAACTTGAGCGAAGATGGTGGCGGGGAAGACGAAGAAGAGAGGCCGATGAAAGAGAGAAGGGTGAAAGAGAAGCAGGAGGGAAGAGAAAGTATGCGGCCTTCAATGATTAAGAACAAGGAGAAAAGAGCAGCTGTACATGCTAAGTTGAAGCAGCAGAAGAAGGTTGAGAAGAGGAAGAAGGTTAAAGCTCGTGAAGCTGCTGAGAAAAAAGCACTTGAGCTAGGGGAGGAG CCTCCAGCGAAGATGGTACCCCGTACGATTGAGAATACAAGGGAATCAGATGAGACTGTCTGTTTACCTGATGATGAAGAG CTATTTGCTGGCAACGATGTTGATGAGTTTAGTGCAGTTCTGAAGAACGAGCGTAGTCCAAAAATATTGATTACAACATCCCGTTATAACTCTACA AGAGGACCAGCATTTATTTCCGATCTTATTTCTGTGATTCCTAATGCTCATTACTATAAACGAGGAACATATGACCTGAAAAAG ATCGTCCAATATGCAAATGAGAAGGAATTTACTTCTGTTATTGTAGTCCACACCAATCGCCGTGAGCCAG atGCTCTTCTTGTCATTGGTTTACCTGATGGACCTACTGCTCATTTCAAGCTCTCAAAGCTCATGCTACGGAAGGATATCAAG AATCATGGAAAGCCAACTAGTCACAAGCCTGAGCTGGTTTTGACCAACTTCACAACACGTTTGGGTCATCGAGTTGGGAG GATGATACAGTCACTTTTTCCACAAGATCCCGAATTTCGTGGACGTCGAGTTGTGACCTTCCACAACCAGcgtgatttcatattttttcgccATCATCG CTACATTTTTGAAACCAAAGAGAGCAAACAGAAAGAATCAAAAGGTAAAAAAAGCAAGGATGAGAAGAACCCACAAGAAAGGACAATTGCCCGTCTGCAG GAGTGTGGGCCTCGATTTACTCTCAAATTAATCAGTCTCCAGCATGGTACTTTTGATACTAAGGGTGGGGAATATGAATGGGTTCACAAG CCGGAGATGGATACAAGTCGACGGAGATTTTTCCTGTGA
- the LOC101260010 gene encoding CRS2-associated factor 2, chloroplastic: MTILAMSLPKPNLFSNLPTTPPPTHNPNSTPPPQPPIPIPKYPKKKNPNSSKPEKDPVPAFKTHHHNSKYHKPVKPGQVITEDGDRSVVVKDSGVSYRLPGAPFDFQFSYSETPKAKPLAIREPAFLPFAPPTMPRPWTGKAPMKKAKRNIKLFEPLYPQMQSDDDGGKRYEMLRAYELGVFEGKPKKVLGAPLTKMEIQELLKHCIASNRQVNIGRDGLVHNMLELIHTHWRRNPVCKVRCLGVPTVDMNNLCQCLEEKTGGKIIHRVGGVVYLFRGRYYDQHTRPKYPLMLWKPATPVYPKLIQEAPEGLTKEEADELRIKGKKLPPICKLAKNGVYLTLVRDVRSAFEACPLVKIDCRGMHASDYKKLGAKLKELVPCVLLSFDDEQILMWRGKDWKPMYGNGPSAVSSRIDAVADEINTSGRSGTAKDYSNTHLRTRRTSPKMMSLWKNAIDSGKALLLDDIDLKPDDLLNKVEEFASISQAIEHTYPALVLSSKRVPEQSGSMWRGSSDDDNDSDDEISDGDHEDKYYINTSFEALESTVPKGLLPVDLIVKEFSDDE; encoded by the exons ATGACAATTCTAGCAATGTCACTACCAAAACCCAATCTTTTCTCTAATCTTCCCACTACCCCACCCCCTACCCACAACCCCAACTCAACCCCACCACCTCAACCACCCATCCCCATACCCAAATACCCGAAGAAGAAAAACCCCAATTCCTCAAAACCGGAAAAAGACCCGGTTCCAGCTTTCAAAACCCACCATCACAACTCCAAATACCACAAACCGGTTAAACCGGGTCAAGTAATCACCGAAGACGGCGACCGTTCCGTCGTCGTTAAAGATTCCGGCGTTTCATATCGTCTCCCTGGTGCCCCTTTTGATTTCCAGTTCAGTTACTCTGAAACTCCGAAAGCAAAACCGTTGGCTATTCGTGAACCGGCTTTTTTACCTTTTGCTCCTCCGACTATGCCTAGACCGTGGACAGGGAAAGCACCCATGAAGAAAGCTAAGAGAAATATTAAGCTTTTTGAGCCATTGTATCCTCAAATGCAGAGTGATGATGATGGGGGTAAGCGCTATGAAATGTTGAGGGCGTATGAGCTGGGGGTGTTTGAAGGAAAGCCAAAGAAGGTGTTGGGTGCTCCATTGACAAAGATGGAAATTCAAGAGCTTTTGAAACATTGTATAGCTAGTAATCGACAGGTTAACATTG GTCGGGATGGATTGGTACATAACATGTTAGAGTTAATACATACTCACTGGAGGAGGAATCCTGTTTGTAAAGTTCGATGCTTAGGAGTCCCTACTGTTGATATGAACAACCTATGCCAATGTCTCGAG GAGAAGACTGGCGGAAAGATCATACATAGAGTGGGTGGTGTAGTTTATCTCTTTCGGGGAAGGTACTATGACCAGCATACACGTCCAAAGTACCCACTGATGTTATGGAAACCAGCTACACCAGTTTACCCAAAACTTATACAGGAAGCACCAGAAGGACTGACCAAAGAAGAGGCTGATGAGTTACGAATCAAGGGAAAGAAGCTACCCCCTATCTGTAAATTGG CGAAAAACGGAGTCTACCTTACGCTAGTGAGAGACGTGAGAAGTGCCTTTGAAGCTTGTCCATTGGTGAAGATTGATTGCCGGGGTATGCATGCAAGTGATTATAAGAAGCTAGGAGCTAAGTTAAAG GAATTGGTTCCTTGTGTGCTATTGTCATTCGATGATGAACAGATATTGATGTGGAGAGGAAAAGACTGGAAACCTATGTACGGAAATGGCCCTTCGGCTGTGTCCTCCAGAATTGATGCTGTTGCAGATGAAATAAATACTTCAGGACGCTCAG GCACTGCCAAAGATTATTCCAACACACACTTGAGAACACGGCGCACAAGCCCTAAAATGATGTCCCTGTGGAAGAATGCTATTGATTCAGGCAAGGCATTATTGCTAGACGACATTGATCTAAAACCTGATGATCTCTTGAACAAGGTGGAGGAATTCGCTAGCATTTCACAGGCCATAGAGCACACATATCCTGCTCTGGTTTTATCCAGTAAACGCGTCCCTGAACAGTCAGGATCGATGTGGAGAGGCAGTTCCGATGATGACAATGACAGCGACGATGAGATCAGTGATGGTGATCATGAAGATAAATATTACATTAACACCTCATTTGAAGCATTAGAGTCAACAGTTCCTAAAGGATTATTACCAGTTGACTTAATAGTAAAGGAGTTCAGTGATGATGAGTAA
- the XTH6 gene encoding xyloglucan endotransglucosylase-hydrolase XTH6 precursor has product MEFLLYLLLFFLLNSRLINSQGPPSPGYYPSSRAQSIGFNQGFRNLWGPQHQSLDQSTLTIWLDKNSGGSGFKSLKNYRSGYFGSSIKLQPGFTAGIITSFYLSNNQDYPGNHDEIDIEFLGTTPNKPYTLQTNVYIRGSGDGNIIGREMKFHLWFDPTKDYHNYAILWDPNEIIFFVDDVPIRRYPKKNDATFPQRPMYVYGSIWDASSWATEEGRIKADYRYQPFIGKYSNNFKVEGCAAYESPSCRRAPSSSPSGGGGLSRQQIEAMLWVHRNYKVYDYCRDPRRDHTHTPEC; this is encoded by the exons ATGGAATTCcttctttatttacttttatttttcttactcaATTCAAGATTAATCAATTCTCAAGGTCCCCCTTCACCTGGCTACTATCCTAGTTCTAGGGCACAATCTATAGGATTTAACCAAGGTTTTAGAAACCTTTGGGGTCCTCAACATCAATCATTGGACCAAAGTACCTTAACTATATGGCTTGATAAAAATTCAG GAGGAAGTGGTTTTAAATCTCTAAAGAATTATCGTTCCGgttattttgggagtagtattaagcTACAACCTGGTTTTACTGCTGGAATTATTACTTCTTTTTAT ctTTCAAATAATCAAGATTATCCGGGGAACCATGAtgaaattgatattgaatttcttGGAACAACACCAAACAAGCCATATACTTTACAAACAAATGTGTATATAAGAGGAAGTGGAGATGGAAATATTATTGGAAGAGAAATGAAATTTCATCTTTGGTTTGATCCAACAAAAGATTATCACAATTATGCAATCCTTTGGGACCCCAATGAGATCAt ATTTTTTGTCGATGATGTCCCTATTAGAAGATACCCTAAAAAAAATGATGCAACATTTCCACAAAGACCTATGTATGTCTATGGTTCAATTTGGGATGCATCATCTTGGGCAACGGAGGAAGGACGAATTAAAGCGGATTATCGATACCAACCTTTTATCGgaaaatatagtaataatttCAAGGTTGAAGGTTGCGCGGCCTACGAGAGTCCCTCTTGTCGTCGAGCGCCTTCTAGCTCTCCTTCGGGGGGTGGAGGGTTGAGTCGACAACAGATAGAGGCTATGTTGTGGGTGCATAGGAACTATAAGGTGTACGATTATTGTAGGGATCCTAGGAGGGACCATACTCACACACCTGAGTGTTAG
- the LOC101259706 gene encoding probable inactive purple acid phosphatase 29, which produces MEISNLRKLILMLLFLSSFQLCKAFGGVVNPLAKLRFDGKNGEFRILQVADMHYGDGKTTPCEDVLPKQMSSCSDLNTTDFIFRMIHAEKPHLIVFTGDNIFGSDATDPVNSMDAAFAPAISSNIPWAAVLGNHDQESTLSREGVMKHIIGMKSTLSQLNPPDVPDIDGFGNYNLEVHGTEGSELTNKSVLNLYFLDSGDYSTVPSIPGYGWIKPSQQFWFQRTSRKLKKTYLHDSNARKAPAPGLAYFHIPLPEYASFDSSNFTGVRQEGISSASINSGFFTTMVESGDVKAAFAGHDHINDFCGKLMDINLCYAGGFGYHAYGKAGWSRRARMVVASLEKTGKGGWGDVKSIKTWKRLDDEHLTTIDTQVLWSKRSAGARRKKPIGHH; this is translated from the exons ATGGAGATTTCGAATTTGAGAAAATTAATTCTAATGCTTCTATTTCTCAGCTCATTTCAACTGTGTAAAGCATTTGGAGGAGTTGTTAATCCGCTAGCGAAGTTGAGATTCGACGGAAAAAATGGTGAGTTTAGGATTTTGCAGGTGGCGGATATGCACTACGGAGATGGAAAAACGACGCCGTGTGAAGATGTGTTGCCGAAGCAGATGTCTTCGTGTTCCGATCTCAATACTACGGATTTCATTTTCAGGATGATTCACGCCGAGAAACCTCATCTCATCGTGTTCACCG GGGACAACATATTTGGATCTGATGCTACAGATCCTGTAAATTCCATGGATGCTGCTTTTGCTCCTGCAATATCTTCAAACATACCATGGGCTGCAGTACTAGGAAATCATGACCAGGAATCTACACTCTCAAGGGAAGGCGTGATGAAACATATCATTGGCATGAAAAGTACTTTATCTCAATTGAATCCTCCCGACGTTCCTGATATTGATGGTTTTGGGAATTATAATCTGGAAGTCCATGGGACTGAGGGTTCCGAGCTGACTAATAAGTCCGTTCTCAATCTGTATTTCCTTGACAGTGGAGATTACTCTACTGTTCCATCCATCCCTGGTTATGGTTGGATTAAACCCTCTCAACAGTTCTGGTTTCAACGCACCTCTAGGAAGCTTAAG AAAACTTACCTGCACGATTCAAATGCTAGGAAGGCTCCTGCTCCAGGACTTGCTTACTTTCATATTCCACTTCCTGAATATGCAAGTTTTGACTCATCAAACTTCACAGGGGTTAGACAAGAAGGCATAAGCTCTGCTTCAATAAATTCAGGTTTCTTCACCACTATGGTGGAAAGTGGTGATGTAAAGGCAGCATTTGCTGGCCATGATCACATAAATGATTTTTGTGGCAAGTTGATGGACATAAATCTTTGCTATGCTGGAGGATTTGGATATCACGCTTATGGGAAGGCTGGATGGTCAAGGAGGGCAAGGATGGTAGTAGCATCTTTGGAAAAAACAGGGAAAGGAGGGTGGGGAGATGTCAAATCTATTAAAACATGGAAGCGACTTGATGATGAACATCTTACAACCATCGATACTCAGGTTCTTTGGAGCAAGAGGTCTGCCG GTGCTCGTAGAAAAAAGCCTATCGGTCACCACTAA